The Solicola gregarius DNA window GCAGCGACTGGCACGACGGCGAGGCATGATCGCCCAACCTGCACCCGCATCTACTATCCTCGTATGAACTACGCCGTTGACGTACGCGATGTCCGAGTTTGCATCGCCAGTCGGCCGGTCCTCGACGGAGTCGAGCTCCGGGTAGCTAGTGGTGAGGTCGTCGCGATCGAGGGGGCCAGCGGTGCCGGGAAATCCACGCTGCTCCACACGGTAGCTGGCCTCATTCGACCTTCCTCTGGGTCAGTCGAGATCGCCGGACGGCGGATCGACAAGCTGAATGACCGTCGTCGTAGCGCGCTGCGTCTCCGAATGATCGGGTCGGTATTCCAATTCGGCGAGTTGTTGCCCGAGTTCAACGTGATCGAGAACGTCGAGTTGCCACTGCGGCTTCTCGGTCATGGCCGCACGCATTCGCGCGCTCGAGCCAAGGAGCTTCTCGAAGAGGTTGGGATCGACGACCTCGCCGAACGCGGGCTTTCCGAAGTCTCTGGTGGGCAGATGCAACGTGCCGCGATCGCCCGTGCTCTGGCGCATGAGCCGCACGTGCTCCTTGCCGACGAACCCACGGGGTCTCTCGATGAAGACGCGGCCGAAACCGTCCTGAAGTTGCTGATCGACGCCTCACATCGGCACGGTGCCGGACTGATCGTGGTGACGCACCATCACGACGTAGCACGTCAGTGCGACCGAACGCTCCAACTTGTCCACGGCACACTCAAGGGCCGGACGGATGCAAACGAGGCCGTCGTCACGTGATCGCCCGCGAGCTCGTACTCGGTGCCCGACTCGCCACACTGTCAGGCTATACCGCGCGGATGCGCGGCCTTCTACTCGCAATCACAGTCGCAATCGTCACGTTCGTCGCACTCTGTGCTATTGCCGCACCCGGCCTCAGTTCGGCGCAGGCGGAACGGTTGGCTGCACGAAGTCCTGTCCTCGCATTCGCCGACGAACGGGCTGCGTTTCAGGTCGAAGCAGAGGTCGACTCCGACCTGGGCCGATGGAACGGGCACGACATCAGCGGCCTGTACGTTCACGGGCCGCGGAACGCACCAACGCCTCCAGGCATCGACGAACTGCCGCGTCCGGGGACGATGTACGCTTCGCCGAAACTTCGCGAGCTGATCGAGTCAGACAACGTCGTGGCGGCTCTATTCCACGGATACCGCATTGTTGGCGTCGTCTCCGACGAAGGACTTGTCTCGCCGAACGAGGCGATGGCCGTGGTCGGCGTTGAGCGCGATGTCGATGACCTGGATTCTGCTCAAGGCTTCGGAATCTCCGGCACCAGTTTGCTCGACGATCCGACGACTCAGCGGCTCAACCTTGTTGTTGCCGCCATCGTCCTCCTGCTCATCGCAATTCCGGCGAGCGCGCTCATCGTCATCGCCGCCAGGATGTCGAGCGCGGAACGCTCCGCGCGTGCAACGGCTCTCCATCTAATTGGGATGCCGTGGCGACGGATCCGGGTCGTTCTTGCCTTCGAAACCCTTCTCCTCGCTACTCCATCGGCCAGTGTTGGCGTCGCAGCGTTCTGGTTTGCCCGTGCACGGGTCACGTCCATTCCCGGCACCGACATCGGCTTCTTCGGCGGGGACATCGACCTCGCGCTGCCGTTGCAGCTTCTCACCGCAGTCGCGGTGATTGTCCTCACCACCGTGGTCGCGGCATCAGCGAGCTACCCGACCGCGCGTAGCGTGCGAGCGGCCAACACCTCGGTTCGCACCCGGCGCACGCCTCTTGTTCTCGCCGGGATCGGTCCGATCCTCATCCTGACCGCTGCATTCCTTCCTG harbors:
- a CDS encoding ABC transporter ATP-binding protein, with the translated sequence MNYAVDVRDVRVCIASRPVLDGVELRVASGEVVAIEGASGAGKSTLLHTVAGLIRPSSGSVEIAGRRIDKLNDRRRSALRLRMIGSVFQFGELLPEFNVIENVELPLRLLGHGRTHSRARAKELLEEVGIDDLAERGLSEVSGGQMQRAAIARALAHEPHVLLADEPTGSLDEDAAETVLKLLIDASHRHGAGLIVVTHHHDVARQCDRTLQLVHGTLKGRTDANEAVVT
- a CDS encoding FtsX-like permease family protein; translation: MIARELVLGARLATLSGYTARMRGLLLAITVAIVTFVALCAIAAPGLSSAQAERLAARSPVLAFADERAAFQVEAEVDSDLGRWNGHDISGLYVHGPRNAPTPPGIDELPRPGTMYASPKLRELIESDNVVAALFHGYRIVGVVSDEGLVSPNEAMAVVGVERDVDDLDSAQGFGISGTSLLDDPTTQRLNLVVAAIVLLLIAIPASALIVIAARMSSAERSARATALHLIGMPWRRIRVVLAFETLLLATPSASVGVAAFWFARARVTSIPGTDIGFFGGDIDLALPLQLLTAVAVIVLTTVVAASASYPTARSVRAANTSVRTRRTPLVLAGIGPILILTAAFLPGLADPIPAVALYAGVAALAIGVPLSGQVIVATVARSVARLTKSAASILGLRISVNAPGSAVRIASVVAGVIVMLGFVGPFLTILNGSDGARAAELTTKGRSVPVKVFQPDERLDSVDFSVWDGVTDVERVRNGRGETQWLRLTAQGDHAKETQARIAGLDTSADPRFGGDLQWVDPDDALYTVQTTIIGVGSGLCVILATFALTMGALGDARSRRARVRGLKLVGGSQLDTLRAHVASTGLPIAVLGVTATFAATITWRALLHLDDRAVATWWFYSGLAVGSVLVGLVISAVTAPTMSSALKSDELSPHA